The proteins below come from a single Flavobacterium lindanitolerans genomic window:
- a CDS encoding DUF695 domain-containing protein — protein MDFLNKIFNNRKETKISSKEDFWRWFMQNEKNFSRAVRKGERIDEIFFAPLSQKLEELREGFFYITGVTEDNQIELVITPDGVIKNIIYVEELVNSAPNISGWKFKAMKPPMDIEKLGLRIKNYTFTKENLFFVEVSNKKYPDEINIGVVYENYNVNDRVTIETGIYAFIDNYLGELNVITSLDNLELIEVPSEENELIPIWKLKDFILWREKEFIEKYEGLRYDTDSDSYALLEGAIDGKHMTAVVNATLMEWNAKASHPWLLNIGIELNQGNENTDYETKMEEFEEELMKTLKDSEGYLNIGRETLGNRRVIYFACKCFRYPSKVMEQFTPKYTHLFNVSYDIIKDKYWKTLERFLS, from the coding sequence ATGGATTTTCTAAATAAAATATTCAATAATAGAAAAGAAACTAAAATATCTAGCAAAGAAGACTTTTGGAGATGGTTCATGCAAAATGAAAAAAACTTTTCTAGAGCTGTTAGAAAAGGCGAGAGAATTGATGAAATATTTTTTGCTCCCCTTTCACAAAAACTAGAGGAATTGAGAGAAGGTTTTTTTTATATTACGGGTGTAACCGAAGATAATCAAATTGAGCTAGTAATCACGCCCGATGGTGTCATAAAAAATATTATTTATGTTGAAGAGTTAGTCAATAGTGCGCCTAATATTTCTGGTTGGAAATTTAAGGCTATGAAACCACCAATGGACATTGAGAAATTAGGCTTGCGTATTAAAAATTACACATTTACAAAAGAAAACCTGTTTTTTGTTGAAGTTTCTAATAAGAAATACCCTGATGAAATAAATATTGGTGTGGTGTATGAAAATTACAATGTAAATGACAGAGTGACTATTGAAACTGGTATTTATGCCTTTATCGATAATTATCTTGGTGAACTAAATGTCATAACTAGCCTTGATAATTTAGAACTTATTGAAGTTCCAAGCGAGGAAAACGAACTGATCCCGATTTGGAAACTGAAAGATTTTATTTTATGGCGAGAAAAAGAATTTATTGAAAAATATGAAGGTTTACGCTACGATACTGACAGTGACAGCTATGCATTATTAGAAGGTGCAATTGATGGAAAGCATATGACGGCTGTTGTAAATGCTACATTAATGGAATGGAATGCTAAAGCTTCGCATCCCTGGCTGCTAAACATAGGAATTGAATTGAATCAAGGTAATGAAAATACTGATTACGAAACGAAAATGGAAGAATTTGAGGAGGAATTGATGAAAACGCTTAAAGATTCTGAGGGATATCTAAATATCGGAAGGGAAACTTTAGGAAATAGAAGAGTTATCTATTTTGCTTGTAAATGTTTCCGTTATCCATCAAAAGTTATGGAACAGTTTACGCCAAAGTACACACATCTTTTTAATGTTAGTTACGACATTATTAAGGATAAATACTGGAAAACGTTGGAAAGGTTTCTCAGTTAA
- a CDS encoding DUF6443 domain-containing protein, with translation MKKIFSTIAFLLAITMYGQDQNYVKTTVYKHPASTPLENPTAQQAAVEINYLDGLGRPLQRRSYRQSGTGTDLVTHFAYDAFGMQTKEYLPYPSQSASLAYDSNALAEVQGYYGTPPPSSGVEATGNPYRETLYENSHLNRVLKQAAPGNPWAMGSGHEIKMGYDTNTAADGVKNYTATAVWNGSTKIYDVSLSSANYAAGQLYKNITKNENWTSGTDNTTEEFSDKEGQLVLKRTYDAGQRHDTYYVYDQFGNLSYVFPPLADNPLAQLEDLCYQYKYDHRNRLVEKKLPGRQWQFMAYDKMDRLVATGPTTSPFDGSGTGAMFTKYDVFGRVAYTGWLQNAGTRSSIQTTVDSYASQWEIRSPQMVDNISIGYSNKAYPTATNGLSVLTINWYDDYSYPEAPDTFGTVEGQTVFYNNGTEKPKGLPTGTWTRALQEPSYAKRELTATLYDIKARPISVITTNYLGGYTITDSKLDFSGRPEYTVTRHRMGDDGAEVSIREDFTYDLQDRPLSHTHKIGDLPTELLSLNSYDKLGKLVSRKTGGNDLTGGTFYQKVDYSYNIRGWLKGINSIENFATDDAGSDLFAFAIRYNDLNGSYDPTLKALYNGNICETRWISKSDSRERSYSYSYDALDRLRKASYFKEHAYTKSYDETMDYDKNGNIQNMVRFGDLDYAGFAIQIDELKYEYIHNRLNKVTDHSLHPAGFKDGANMGSEYDYDANGNMISDGNKRIGSVTYNHMDLPIEISFTTGEKINYLYDALGTKLKKTVVRTTGNTVTDYLSGFQYIDEKLDFFPTAEGYVKCFPATESRPARYSYAFNLKDHLGNIRLSYGMDWEKGGLVILEENHYYPFGLKHEKYNSDKYEYVADHKDDTPYPVGIEPIGPQQRRSYQYKYQGQERQDELGLNWDSFKWRNYDFALGRFMSVDPLAESYSYQSPYNFAENRVVDGNELEGLEWAPTGDKQESFEDRLNRGMLTGAANRLADYADFAVTVVTDPGTALKQTGAAIGNSVGATIGLIQDPVGAFNGTKQAMETKMNSTPDPVDGMGQFMGSLLTDMVTAEAIGAGFARLFSVGSKTSVAESTVTNNSVAVSKPVNGNSKASTKAQHLYEIYETSNSNVVKTGVSGGKVSKAGKSYRATSQVNKLNKAAGTKKYDSRIVKKVPEGEGARKKILDAEKKNADKNRETLDPAIHKTP, from the coding sequence ATGAAAAAGATATTTTCAACAATAGCATTCCTGTTGGCCATAACGATGTATGGACAGGACCAAAACTATGTAAAGACAACGGTCTACAAACATCCAGCATCAACACCATTAGAAAATCCAACGGCGCAGCAGGCCGCGGTAGAAATCAACTATTTGGACGGGCTGGGAAGACCCCTGCAGCGTCGCTCCTACAGACAGTCGGGTACCGGAACAGACCTCGTCACACATTTTGCCTACGACGCCTTTGGCATGCAGACAAAAGAATACCTGCCCTATCCCTCGCAGTCTGCCTCCCTCGCTTATGATTCTAACGCACTTGCAGAAGTACAGGGCTATTATGGTACGCCTCCACCCTCATCGGGCGTAGAAGCCACGGGAAATCCATATAGGGAAACTCTATATGAAAACTCACACCTCAACCGCGTACTTAAGCAGGCCGCTCCCGGCAATCCCTGGGCAATGGGTTCGGGTCATGAGATAAAGATGGGCTACGATACCAATACGGCAGCCGATGGGGTAAAGAACTATACCGCTACCGCCGTCTGGAACGGAAGCACCAAAATCTACGATGTTTCCCTCAGCTCTGCCAATTATGCCGCAGGGCAGCTCTACAAGAACATTACGAAAAACGAGAACTGGACCTCAGGAACGGACAATACCACCGAAGAGTTTTCCGACAAAGAAGGCCAACTCGTATTGAAAAGGACCTATGATGCTGGGCAACGCCATGATACGTATTACGTGTATGACCAGTTTGGCAACCTTTCCTATGTCTTCCCTCCGCTTGCTGACAATCCCCTGGCACAGCTCGAGGACCTTTGCTACCAATACAAGTACGACCACCGTAACAGGCTGGTTGAAAAAAAGCTGCCCGGCAGGCAATGGCAGTTCATGGCTTACGACAAGATGGACCGTCTGGTGGCAACGGGACCTACGACCTCTCCCTTTGACGGAAGCGGAACTGGTGCAATGTTTACCAAATATGACGTATTCGGTAGGGTAGCATATACGGGGTGGCTCCAGAATGCGGGTACGCGATCCAGTATCCAGACTACCGTGGACAGCTACGCCAGCCAGTGGGAAATAAGGTCGCCGCAAATGGTAGACAACATCTCTATAGGTTATTCAAATAAGGCATATCCTACGGCGACAAACGGCCTAAGCGTACTTACTATCAATTGGTATGACGACTACTCCTATCCTGAAGCGCCAGATACGTTCGGAACGGTGGAGGGTCAGACGGTATTCTATAACAATGGTACTGAGAAACCGAAGGGATTGCCTACAGGCACATGGACAAGAGCACTTCAAGAGCCATCGTATGCCAAAAGGGAACTCACGGCAACCCTGTACGATATCAAGGCAAGGCCTATCAGCGTTATCACAACCAATTATCTTGGCGGATATACCATAACGGACAGCAAGCTTGATTTTTCGGGCCGGCCAGAATATACCGTAACAAGGCACCGTATGGGAGATGACGGCGCAGAAGTCAGCATAAGGGAAGATTTTACGTATGACCTACAGGACAGGCCGCTTTCCCATACCCATAAGATCGGGGATCTGCCAACAGAACTACTATCCCTGAACAGTTACGACAAGCTCGGTAAGCTCGTATCCAGAAAGACTGGTGGAAACGACCTCACAGGAGGCACGTTCTACCAAAAGGTCGACTACAGCTACAATATCCGAGGATGGCTTAAGGGAATCAACTCGATAGAAAACTTCGCGACCGACGATGCCGGCTCGGACCTATTTGCCTTTGCCATCCGCTACAACGACCTGAATGGAAGCTATGACCCTACACTAAAGGCGCTGTACAACGGAAATATCTGCGAAACACGGTGGATTTCCAAAAGCGATAGCAGGGAACGGAGCTACTCTTACAGCTATGATGCGCTCGACAGACTCAGGAAGGCCTCCTACTTTAAGGAACATGCCTATACGAAGTCCTATGACGAGACGATGGACTATGACAAGAACGGGAACATCCAGAACATGGTACGTTTCGGTGATCTGGACTACGCGGGCTTTGCCATACAGATAGACGAACTAAAATACGAGTACATCCATAACAGGTTAAACAAGGTAACCGACCACTCCCTGCATCCCGCCGGTTTTAAGGACGGGGCCAATATGGGCTCTGAATATGACTATGATGCCAACGGCAACATGATTTCCGACGGCAACAAACGTATAGGTTCGGTAACCTACAACCACATGGACCTTCCCATCGAAATTAGTTTTACGACCGGAGAAAAAATTAATTATCTTTACGATGCTTTAGGTACAAAGCTGAAAAAGACGGTTGTTAGGACAACAGGAAATACTGTTACGGACTATCTTTCAGGCTTCCAGTATATCGATGAAAAGCTCGATTTTTTCCCTACCGCGGAGGGCTACGTAAAATGCTTCCCGGCGACAGAATCAAGGCCGGCCCGCTATAGTTACGCGTTCAACCTTAAGGACCATCTGGGAAATATCCGTCTGAGCTATGGCATGGATTGGGAAAAAGGCGGATTGGTTATTCTTGAGGAAAACCATTACTATCCGTTCGGACTGAAACATGAAAAGTATAACTCAGATAAGTATGAGTACGTTGCAGACCACAAGGACGACACGCCCTATCCCGTGGGGATAGAACCGATTGGGCCACAGCAGAGACGTTCATACCAGTACAAGTACCAAGGCCAGGAACGTCAGGATGAACTCGGACTCAACTGGGATAGTTTTAAGTGGAGGAATTATGACTTTGCGTTAGGCAGATTCATGAGTGTTGACCCGTTGGCGGAAAGTTACAGCTACCAGTCACCATACAACTTTGCCGAAAACAGGGTTGTTGACGGTAATGAGCTGGAAGGGCTGGAATGGGCACCTACGGGTGACAAGCAGGAAAGTTTCGAAGACCGACTCAACAGGGGAATGTTGACAGGAGCTGCAAACAGGCTCGCAGACTATGCCGACTTTGCGGTTACCGTTGTTACCGACCCGGGAACTGCATTAAAGCAGACAGGTGCGGCAATCGGCAATTCCGTGGGGGCAACCATCGGGCTGATCCAGGATCCTGTTGGCGCCTTTAATGGCACGAAACAGGCTATGGAGACAAAGATGAATTCGACTCCAGACCCGGTAGACGGCATGGGGCAGTTTATGGGCTCACTCCTTACCGATATGGTAACTGCAGAAGCCATTGGAGCCGGTTTCGCGAGGCTGTTTAGTGTAGGGAGTAAAACTAGTGTTGCAGAAAGTACAGTTACAAACAATTCCGTTGCTGTTTCAAAGCCTGTAAATGGAAATTCTAAAGCAAGTACAAAAGCGCAACACTTATATGAAATTTACGAGACGTCAAATAGTAATGTAGTGAAGACCGGGGTTAGTGGAGGAAAAGTATCCAAAGCAGGAAAATCCTACAGAGCCACTTCTCAAGTAAATAAACTTAATAAAGCTGCCGGCACTAAGAAGTACGATTCTAGAATCGTGAAAAAAGTTCCGGAAGGTGAAGGTGCTAGAAAAAAAATATTAGACGCAGAAAAGAAAAATGCTGATAAAAACAGGGAAACTTTAGATCCTGCAATACATAAAACACCATAG
- a CDS encoding RHS repeat protein has product MKTIYISIIAALALPFLGFGQGNIGGTNNLLPSITRPSPTVAQLMKVEESSLDHYTGQPQIAVPLFTTKAGNLDVGLTLSYNSSGIRVNETSGWVGKGWSLETGGVISRSVVDLPDEIETDNHKGAIVSGLYDFFEAPDVSETRRQFAYDAQWGTQVDLDSKTDIYQFSFFGRTGRFVFIKSGNTLQPSIIGNDGDYKIEPVYTNNPLPNMYPKEITSFIITDDTGNRYYFDQIERTEKKDVTFVYTQEGCDNPVAPSDPLNIGKFISAWHLSRVEDANGIRLLDISYVDRLEKPKAPISSTEYIGRDLQYVFSANFPSCTPTMKCALKPRKITSQPFRDIQTKKISRISFPDGSSIRFHLSASHPEYIDGKGTYLTKIEVYNAQDAAAVRTFDFGYAGDGIGASANALFLDKVKINGSDTDRYAFDYYKREIYPGFGTDNRDSFGYASFEPSYDAARTGVLSKISYPTKGVREFDWEPNTYSYRGDRLLTFVEIFNNPDNYTTDPANINDSFINSATTRPYTIIQVNFEQDAFVYSSTSYSGTEAFDMANSIHIVPIVSVTDQTVDTTRPDAGYPIGTNETIHRFIHLKQGAYKVYFGSLNQTVSNTEKISGSIDIMIKKPTRHLNWFLYGGGLRIKDIRDKDRNINQMAKGFAYNFENPGITPTDLPFYPYPGGGSFTLAFSSGSLDGSENLVREYVVNIAPIYNIPGQLDNPIEYLVREQQSELDAQLQKGSFIGYKNVFEYAYPNVFAPGAPIFKSKIRYVFDSPIDFPSDVNTYYPPMPIRGDEYKQSNVRKIEYFGSGGVGLVATEDFRYNYDDGSIKIPVKKNLHFLTNDNNMSGFCQQVRTLYTSYQRLKNNTISAFQYAISCTGAPSALAQAFHDEDKSICTSQLTLGFMFIEDYRYKSQVTERIKKEYFPSGIVETRENFAYKNGYKRLHTQTSLSSSGQALETLYLYPDDSQMTPAETPYKAELIARHMIGVQLRTVNYRNGLPVSAQETHYGMFSLPADPSNPNPPAVGGNTLLPRYVFAKKGDNAFERKVSFDSYDSRANITQYTPDAGAPVSIIWGYRNSLPVAKIENMAFSALPAALVTQIQLATHAQLPQKLEELRTHTALAGAMLSAYTYRPLVGNDTEIDPKGSKISYRYDTFGRLEEVRDTQGNLISHNRYQYRTQN; this is encoded by the coding sequence ATGAAAACCATATACATATCAATTATAGCCGCACTGGCGCTTCCCTTTTTGGGATTCGGACAGGGCAATATCGGAGGCACCAATAATCTACTGCCATCCATCACACGCCCTTCGCCAACCGTGGCACAACTAATGAAGGTCGAAGAATCCAGCCTGGACCATTATACGGGACAGCCGCAGATTGCCGTACCTCTTTTCACCACCAAGGCGGGAAATCTTGACGTGGGCCTTACGCTTTCCTATAACAGCTCCGGAATACGTGTCAACGAAACTTCCGGATGGGTAGGAAAAGGCTGGAGCCTGGAAACGGGAGGGGTCATATCAAGAAGTGTGGTAGACCTGCCGGACGAAATCGAAACGGACAACCATAAGGGGGCAATCGTAAGCGGACTCTATGATTTTTTTGAAGCGCCTGATGTGAGTGAAACAAGAAGGCAGTTTGCCTACGATGCACAATGGGGCACGCAGGTGGATCTGGACAGCAAGACAGACATCTACCAGTTCAGCTTCTTTGGCAGGACCGGAAGGTTTGTATTCATAAAATCCGGAAACACACTGCAACCTTCCATCATAGGAAACGACGGCGACTACAAGATAGAACCGGTATACACTAATAATCCCCTGCCTAATATGTATCCTAAAGAGATAACCTCTTTTATCATTACCGATGATACGGGTAACAGGTACTATTTTGACCAGATTGAAAGGACGGAGAAAAAAGACGTCACATTTGTTTATACACAGGAAGGCTGCGACAACCCTGTCGCACCAAGCGACCCACTTAATATAGGAAAGTTCATAAGCGCCTGGCACCTCTCCAGGGTTGAGGACGCCAACGGTATCAGGTTGCTGGATATTTCCTATGTGGACAGGCTGGAAAAGCCAAAAGCTCCCATATCAAGTACCGAATATATTGGACGCGACCTACAGTATGTCTTTTCAGCAAACTTCCCATCCTGTACCCCAACGATGAAATGCGCCCTGAAACCCAGAAAAATAACCAGCCAGCCATTCCGGGACATCCAGACCAAAAAAATAAGCCGTATCAGTTTCCCGGACGGAAGCAGCATACGCTTCCACCTGTCCGCCTCCCATCCCGAATACATTGACGGGAAGGGAACCTATCTTACAAAGATAGAAGTGTACAACGCACAGGATGCGGCAGCCGTCCGCACCTTCGACTTTGGCTATGCAGGTGACGGTATCGGTGCCTCTGCCAACGCACTGTTTCTGGACAAAGTGAAAATCAACGGTTCCGATACGGACAGGTATGCCTTCGACTACTACAAAAGGGAAATCTATCCCGGATTTGGCACAGACAACAGGGACAGTTTTGGCTATGCCAGCTTCGAGCCTTCCTATGATGCGGCAAGGACTGGCGTACTCTCAAAAATATCGTACCCGACCAAAGGCGTACGTGAATTCGATTGGGAGCCCAACACCTACAGCTACAGGGGCGACAGGCTGCTCACCTTTGTTGAAATCTTCAACAATCCCGATAATTATACGACAGATCCTGCAAACATCAATGATTCCTTTATCAATTCGGCAACAACACGCCCCTACACCATCATCCAGGTCAATTTCGAGCAGGATGCCTTTGTCTATTCCTCCACATCCTATTCAGGAACAGAGGCATTCGACATGGCCAATTCCATCCATATCGTCCCGATAGTATCGGTTACGGACCAGACCGTGGACACGACCCGTCCCGATGCGGGCTATCCAATCGGAACAAATGAGACCATCCATAGGTTCATTCACCTCAAACAGGGTGCCTACAAGGTGTATTTCGGATCCCTAAACCAGACCGTTTCCAATACCGAAAAAATCAGCGGCAGTATCGACATCATGATAAAAAAGCCGACACGCCACCTTAACTGGTTCCTTTACGGAGGAGGGCTAAGGATAAAGGACATCCGGGACAAGGACAGGAACATAAACCAGATGGCGAAGGGCTTTGCCTACAACTTCGAGAATCCGGGCATCACACCTACAGACCTTCCGTTCTATCCTTATCCGGGAGGAGGGAGTTTTACCCTTGCCTTTTCAAGCGGTTCGCTGGACGGGTCTGAAAATCTGGTACGCGAATATGTGGTAAACATAGCCCCTATATACAACATCCCGGGACAGTTGGATAATCCTATAGAATACCTGGTACGCGAACAGCAGAGCGAACTCGACGCCCAGCTCCAGAAAGGCAGTTTCATAGGCTACAAGAACGTATTCGAATATGCCTATCCCAACGTGTTTGCACCGGGCGCACCAATATTCAAGTCAAAAATAAGATATGTCTTCGACTCGCCTATAGATTTTCCGTCGGATGTCAACACCTATTATCCTCCGATGCCAATCCGCGGTGACGAGTACAAACAGTCCAATGTAAGGAAAATCGAATACTTCGGCTCTGGAGGCGTTGGTCTTGTAGCAACAGAAGACTTCAGGTACAACTATGATGATGGCAGTATCAAGATACCGGTAAAAAAGAACCTGCACTTCCTTACCAACGATAATAACATGTCAGGGTTCTGCCAGCAGGTCAGGACCCTATATACCAGCTACCAGCGCCTGAAAAACAACACGATATCGGCCTTCCAATATGCCATTTCCTGCACCGGCGCGCCTTCTGCCCTGGCACAGGCCTTCCATGATGAGGACAAGTCGATATGCACAAGTCAGCTCACCCTGGGCTTTATGTTTATTGAAGACTACCGCTACAAGAGCCAGGTCACAGAGCGCATAAAAAAGGAATATTTCCCATCGGGCATAGTGGAAACCAGGGAAAACTTTGCCTACAAAAACGGTTACAAGAGGCTGCATACACAGACTTCCCTTTCCTCGTCAGGACAGGCGCTGGAAACCCTATACCTTTATCCTGACGACTCCCAAATGACCCCCGCTGAAACTCCTTATAAGGCCGAACTCATTGCAAGGCACATGATTGGCGTGCAGCTGAGGACGGTAAACTACAGAAACGGGCTGCCGGTTTCTGCGCAAGAGACGCACTATGGGATGTTCTCTCTCCCTGCCGACCCTTCAAATCCAAACCCGCCCGCCGTAGGCGGCAACACGCTCCTCCCGCGGTATGTCTTTGCCAAAAAAGGTGACAATGCTTTTGAAAGAAAAGTTAGCTTTGACAGCTATGATAGTAGGGCCAACATAACCCAGTACACTCCAGATGCAGGCGCACCAGTAAGCATCATCTGGGGTTACAGGAACAGCTTGCCAGTTGCCAAGATAGAAAATATGGCCTTTTCTGCACTCCCTGCGGCACTTGTCACACAAATACAGTTAGCAACCCATGCCCAACTGCCCCAAAAGCTGGAGGAATTGCGTACCCATACGGCCCTTGCCGGGGCAATGCTTTCTGCCTACACCTATAGACCCCTTGTAGGTAATGATACCGAAATTGATCCGAAAGGCTCCAAGATATCCTACAGGTACGACACGTTTGGCAGGCTGGAGGAAGTAAGGGACACCCAGGGCAACCTGATATCCCACAACAGATACCAATACAGGACACAAAACTAA
- a CDS encoding T9SS type A sorting domain-containing protein — protein MKPNRPFPASLAAGLCFLLSAGTLNAQDILWEKSYGGKHSEYLFDAQPTPDYGFILAGSSLSKKTGNKTEAAAGDLDYWVWKMDEKGELDWQKSFGGSGADLLQSVRLTRDGGFILAGTSDSPKGEQKKEDGFGKEDFWIIKLNAKGGEQWQRTIGGSGQELLQSVVPTSDGGYLLAGSSSSAKSEKLAAGQPDPFGKSEAGFGSLDYWAVKLDPEGKIEWQRVFGGQYADQLRSAVQTRDGGYLLGGSSNSPESGNKSEKCYGMSDYWIIKLDAKGGVEWQKAYGGEGDDQLQAVLQARDGNFLLAGSSASATTGNKNASNGKGTDFWLLKIDTSGETLWQKTYDIGKADLLTSLEESRDGSLLLGGHAQSEAYATKKKDREGINDYIAIKTDANGEEQWTQTVGSGGEDILRKAIETRDGGYILAGTSMGSPSRDRYSGQGRNDFWVVKLRDKKKKEEKKNPIEAYPNPTLHYTNVLVGYEFQKGTATVYDLSGRQLQHFDINDRTVPVDLGGVPEGIYIIEIRTNVQEDAVKVVKAINRQ, from the coding sequence ATGAAACCCAACAGACCCTTCCCGGCCAGCCTGGCTGCCGGACTGTGCTTCCTGCTTTCTGCGGGAACCCTCAACGCCCAGGACATCCTCTGGGAGAAATCCTACGGGGGAAAGCACTCCGAATACCTCTTCGACGCACAGCCCACGCCCGACTACGGGTTCATACTCGCGGGAAGCTCCCTCTCCAAAAAGACCGGAAACAAGACAGAGGCCGCCGCGGGAGACCTCGACTACTGGGTATGGAAGATGGACGAGAAGGGGGAACTCGACTGGCAGAAATCCTTCGGCGGCTCAGGTGCCGACCTGCTGCAGTCCGTAAGGCTCACCCGTGACGGCGGTTTCATCCTCGCCGGCACCTCAGACTCTCCAAAAGGGGAACAGAAGAAGGAGGACGGCTTCGGGAAGGAAGACTTCTGGATAATAAAACTCAACGCCAAGGGAGGCGAACAGTGGCAGCGCACCATAGGCGGCTCCGGACAGGAACTGCTGCAGAGCGTCGTGCCCACCTCAGACGGCGGATACCTGCTGGCAGGCTCCTCAAGCTCTGCCAAAAGCGAGAAGCTTGCCGCAGGACAGCCCGACCCGTTCGGGAAATCCGAAGCGGGGTTCGGCAGCCTGGACTACTGGGCCGTAAAGCTCGATCCCGAAGGGAAGATTGAATGGCAGAGGGTTTTCGGGGGGCAGTATGCCGACCAGCTCCGGAGCGCCGTGCAGACACGCGACGGCGGGTATCTGCTGGGAGGCTCCTCCAACTCGCCGGAATCCGGAAACAAGTCCGAGAAGTGCTACGGCATGTCAGACTACTGGATCATAAAGCTCGACGCGAAAGGCGGGGTCGAGTGGCAGAAAGCCTACGGGGGCGAGGGCGACGACCAGTTGCAGGCGGTACTGCAGGCCAGGGACGGGAATTTCCTGCTGGCGGGAAGCTCCGCTTCCGCAACCACCGGAAACAAGAACGCCTCCAACGGCAAGGGAACCGACTTCTGGCTGCTGAAGATAGACACATCAGGCGAAACTCTATGGCAGAAGACCTACGACATCGGCAAGGCGGACCTGCTCACCTCCCTTGAGGAAAGCCGTGACGGCTCGCTGCTGCTGGGAGGCCATGCCCAGAGCGAGGCCTATGCCACAAAGAAAAAGGACCGCGAGGGAATCAACGACTATATCGCCATCAAGACCGACGCCAATGGTGAGGAACAGTGGACGCAGACCGTAGGAAGCGGAGGCGAGGACATACTGCGCAAGGCCATAGAAACCCGCGACGGGGGCTACATCCTGGCAGGGACCTCCATGGGCTCGCCTTCGCGCGACCGCTACTCCGGACAGGGGCGCAACGACTTCTGGGTCGTGAAACTCAGGGACAAAAAGAAGAAGGAGGAAAAGAAAAACCCTATCGAGGCCTACCCCAACCCTACCCTGCACTACACCAACGTACTGGTAGGCTACGAGTTCCAGAAAGGGACGGCCACCGTCTACGACCTTTCCGGAAGGCAGCTCCAGCACTTCGACATTAACGACCGAACCGTGCCCGTAGACCTCGGCGGAGTTCCGGAAGGAATCTACATCATAGAGATACGGACCAACGTGCAGGAAGACGCCGTGAAGGTCGTAAAGGCAATCAACAGACAATAA